A genomic segment from Pangasianodon hypophthalmus isolate fPanHyp1 chromosome 25, fPanHyp1.pri, whole genome shotgun sequence encodes:
- the si:ch211-246m6.4 gene encoding transcription factor 15, with amino-acid sequence MGSHELQPCTAGASTSPSLSVMKSTENERAVFRGREPLSDPSDPDSGSESSSEKWTETEGAGVRARAVSVPGRSSSSSRLVGVSKQRQAANARERDRTHSVNTAFSALRTLIPTEPADRKLSKIETLRLASSYIAHLANVLLLAESGGDGPPCTRHREALVHGGGGGGALRPICTFCLGNQRRRMRAGENPGV; translated from the exons atggGGAGCCACGAGCTCCAGCCGTGCACAGCGGGCGCGAgcacctctccctctctctccgtcATGAAGTCTACCGAGAACGAGCGCGCGGTTTTCCGCGGGCGCGAGCCTCTCTCGGACCCCTCGGACCCGGACAGCGGCAGCGAGAGCTCCTCGGAGAAGTGGACGGAGACGGAGGGCGCgggtgtgcgcgcgcgcgccgTCTCCGTCCCCGggcgcagcagcagcagcagcaggctgGTCGGTGTGAGCAAACAGCGGCAGGCGGCGAACGCGCGCGAGCGGGACCGCACTCACAGCGTCAACACGGCGTTCAGCGCCCTGCGCACGCTCATCCCCACCGAGCCCGCCGACCGGAAGCTGTCCAAGATCGAGACGCTGCGTCTGGCCTCCAGCTACATCGCGCACCTCGCCAACGTCCTGCTGCTCGCCGAGAGCGGAGGAGACGGACCGCCGTGCACGCGACACCGAGAGGCCCTCGTGcacggcggcggcggcgggggCGCGCTCAGACCCATATGCACCTTTTGCCTCGGAAATCAGAGGAGAAGG atgCGAGCCGGCGAGAATCCAGGTGTGTGA